Part of the Gemmatimonadota bacterium genome is shown below.
GGCACGTCGACCGACGACCTCGAGACCCTGGGCGAGGCGTACGTACGCGCCGCGTACGACGAAATCGAGAAGTGGATCGACCACCGTGCGCCCGAAGGTCCGCTCGGTGTGTGCTTCTCGGGCGGCATCGACTCCGGAGCCGTCTTCCTGCTCACTCTGCACGCGCTGCTCGAGCGCGGCGACGTGCCGACGCGTCTCAAGGCGTTCACATTGGCCGTGAACGGTGGCGGAGCCGACGTCGAACGCGCTCGCACGTTTCTGAAGCGACTGGATCTCGATCTGTACCACGAGACGATCGAGGTGAGCAGCGCCGATCTCGACTGGCGCGCGACCGTGCGCGCGGTGGAGGACTACAAGCCCCTCGACATCGAAGCCGCGACGATGGGGCTCGCGCTCGTGCGAGGCATCCGGGAACGGTATCCCGAGTGGAAGTATCTGCTCGATGGTGACGGCGGGGACGAGAACCTCAAGGACTATCCCATCGAGGATAATCCGGAGCTCACGATCCACAGCGTGCTCAACAACTCCATGCTGTACCAGGAGGGGTGGGGTGTGCACAGCATCAAGCACTCGCTCACCTACAGCGGCGGCCTGAGCCGCAGCTACGCCCGCACCTACGCGCCCGCCGCGCTGAACGGCTTCGTCGGCTTCAGCCCGTTCACACGGCCTGGGGTCATCCGGGTCGCTGAGTCGATCCCGTTCATCGAGTGGACCGACTGGGATCACGCCGAGCTGTACGACTTGAAGGGTCGCCTGGTATCGGCTGGCATCCGAGCGCTGACCGGTCAGGAGATGCCCGTATTCGAGAAGTGCCGGTTCCAGCGTGGCGCCGTCGAGAGCGATGTGTTCTCGTCTGCGTTCCCGACCGACGCGATGGAGTACCGCCAGGCGTTCAACGCGATCTACGTGTCGTAGTGGGTCCGGCCACGCTCGTCGATACCAATGCGTGGATCCGGAGCCTGAGGGCGCCCAAGCCCTCGTTCGATCCTTGGGTCCCTCAGGCGCTACAGGTTGAGGACGAGCGCGCACGCGACGGCTCGACCGCGTCCGTGGGCACGGTCTTCATCACGAACCGTGAATGCCCGTTCACCTGTCTGATGTGTGATCTGTGGAAATACACCACGGACGAGTCGGTACCGGCCGGGGCCGTGGACCGCCAGGTCGAAGTTGCGCTCGGACAGATGGGTGGCATCCGACAGGTGAAGCTGTACAACGCAGGGAACTTCTTCGACGACCGCGCGATCGCCCCGGAGGATCGTGAGCGCATCGCGAGGCGGCTGGGGCATTTGGACGTCGTGATCGTCGAGAACCACCCCAAGCTGGTCGACGACCGTGTTTCGGCGTTCTGCGACGCGGTCGCAACCGAGGTGGATGTCGCGATGGGGCTCGAGACCGTACATCCCGAAATCTTGCCTCGGCTCAACAAGCGAATGACCCTGGCGGACTTCGAAGCAGCGACGCGGCGATTGCGCGCCATGGGCCTGCAGGTTCGTGCGTTCATCCTCCTTCGAGCTCCCTTCATGTCGGAGGCAGAGGGTGTGGAGTGGGCGTGCCGCTCGATCGACTTTGCGTTCTCGGTTGGCGTCGAGTGCTGCTCGGTCATCCCGACGCGGGCCGGCAACGGCGCGCTCGACGCATTGGCGGCCGAGGGTCATTTCCTGCCACCGACGCTCGACTCTCTCGAGATCGTTGCCGCGTACGGCGTGGGCCTCGAACAGGGCCGGGTCTTCGCCGACCTATGGGACGTCGAGCGTATCGCGACGTGTGACCGTTGCGCGGCCGCGCGCGTGGAGCGTCTTCGCAAGCTCAACCTCACGCAAACGACTCCCCAACGCGTGCCATGTGACTGTCGCGAGACCCGTGCGGTGTGAGGTCGCGGTCATCGGTGGAGGATTCGGCGGTACGCTCGTGGCCATGTGCCTCGCCGCGCAGGGCCGTGACGTCATCGTGCTCGAACGTGATCGGCACCCACGCTTCGCGATCGGCGAGTCGTCCACACCGCTCGCGAACCTCGTGCTCGAAGACATCAGCAGACGGTACTCGCTCGATGCGTTGATCCCGCTCTGCCGTTACGGGACATGGAAGCGGAGTTATCCCGAAGTCCGCTGTGGGCCGAAGCGTGGATTCAGCTTCTTCGCGCACGAGCCGGGGCGCCCTTTCGAGTGGTTCACCGACCATCGCACCGAGCTGCTGGTTACAGCTAACCCGTCCGAAGACGTCGCCGACACGCAGTGGCTGCGCTCCGACGTCGACTCGCTCTTCGCCAAGACCGCCAAAGAACACGGAGTGCGTGTTCTCGAGGGTGTGCACGTGGTCGGCGCTGAACGGGGGAAGGGCTGGCGGCTGACGCTCTCGCAGGAGGACACGGCCGAGTTGTCCCCCGAGACCACCGGCGGGTCGTTGTCCCTCCGCGCCGACTTCGTGATCGACGCCTCGGGAGGTGCCTCTCCCCTCCCCGCGGCAGTGGGGCTCACCGATGCCAGCCAGAGCCTCGCCACACGGTCGCGCGCGCTTTTCTCGCACTTCGAAGGCGTTGCCCCCTGGCACACGATCTGCTCGGCGGCTGGAGGGACGCTCGCAGACCATCCGTTCCCGGCAGACGACGCGGCGCTCCACCACGTAACGCCCGACGGCTGGTTCTGGATGCTGCGCTTCGACCACGGTGTGACGAGCGTCGGAGCTGTGGTCACCGACGAGGGAAAGAGTGGATCGGTCAGCGGGGAGTGGCAGGCGCTGCTCGAGCGATATCCGTCGGTGGCGGCCCAGATGTCAGCTGCAGAGCCGGTAAGACCGTTGGTGCGCACGGGCCGCTTGCAGCGACGCCTCCGTCCGGCGGCGGGACCGGACTGGGCACTGCTACCGGGAGCCGCCTACTTCATCGACCCATTCTTGAGCCCTGGCAACGCGCACACCATGCACGGCGTGGAGCGACTCTCTCGGATCTTCGAGTCGTGGCCGGACCGAGGCGCGATGGGCGTCCAGCTCGCTGAGTACGACCGCCGATTGCAGGCGGAGATCGACTTCCTCGACGCTCTCATCCACGGGTGCTACCTGGCGCTCGCCTCGCTCCCTCTGCTGGCCGCGTTCACGATGTACTACTTCGCGGGAGCGATCTACAGCGAGGAGCGGCGGCGAAACGGCACGGCGGAAGACGGTGACGGCTTCCTCCACTCGCATGACGTCGCGTTCCGCGGGCGGATGTTGGGGGCGTACCGCGATCTCGTTGGCATGACGGGTGGGTCCGTGCACTCCGACGTCGTTGAAGCGTTCGCGAGTCGAGTCGCGACGGACATCGAGCCGTGGAATACGACTGGCCTCTGCGACCCTGGGCGGCGGAACATGTACCCCTACAGATAGGGTGGACGCATCGGTGCCCGAATGCCGGCGAACTTCCGGGACGGGGCACTAGCGCCAACGAACTCCGAAGCGGTGCGTCCCGGAAGCACCATCGACGTCCACGGGCTGGAACGCCCACTCCAGGGTGATGTTGTCGCCCCAGAACGCGAAGCCGAGACTCAGCCGACTGGCGTCGCCCTCCGGCACGCGCCGCGCGCCGATACGCGCCACGAAGGTCCGGCCACGGATTGGCCAGTAACCGATCTCGACACCGCCTGACGGAATTGCCTGGTCACCCACATAGGTCAGGGCGCCCGTGACGCCGACGTCCAGGATGCCGACCGGCTCGCCGTATGCACCGACGCCGAACGTGACGCCATCGGGCCGAGCCATATCGCGTCCGTCCAGGGATAGATCGCTTCCTACGTTGCGATAGGTGAGCCCGGCTTTTAGGGGGCCGAGGTCCGTGGCGACGCCGAAGTCGAAGAGCACGCCGGCGTCGCGCGTCGTCCCAACGCGCTGTTCGACGAGCTTCGTGGCGACGCCGAAGTCGATGCCGAACAGCTCCCGCGAATAACCGACGGTCGCGACGCGTTCTGAGACCGGCGAGGGGCCGAGCGTGAACAAGTGATCCTGCCCGCCGGGAGCCGTGTCAGAGCCTTCGGCGGCCGCCCCGTATTGGAGCGTCTGTAGGCCGACACCGATGCCGCCGCCCAACCACTGCCGCGCGGCCGAGACAGTAGTGGAGCTGCTGTTTGCACCCCAACGCTGCAGGTCGAGCCCGAAGCCCGACGCACCGGTCAAGAGCGCTGGATGGTAGAACACGGCATCGGCGTGCCGAGCGTTCATCATGTATGCGTTGCCGAGCGCCATTGCGCGCGTGGAAGCGGGAAGCTCCAACACGCGAGGGAGGGCGCCAGCGGTCTGCGCGGCGCCGTTTGCCGTGAACAGGACGCAGTAGGCTAGAAGGGTGATCGGAAAGGGGGGCGGGCCGCCACCCGTGCTTACGCACGGGTCCCCGGGTGCCACGGCCCTATATCCTAGGCGGAGCTTCGAAGGCATAGCCGTCGCGGGCACCGCCGCCGAAGGCGGTGGTCCGAGGAGCTCCAACGACGGAGATGGGGCCGTGCCACCGCAACCCACA
Proteins encoded:
- a CDS encoding radical SAM protein; protein product: MGPATLVDTNAWIRSLRAPKPSFDPWVPQALQVEDERARDGSTASVGTVFITNRECPFTCLMCDLWKYTTDESVPAGAVDRQVEVALGQMGGIRQVKLYNAGNFFDDRAIAPEDRERIARRLGHLDVVIVENHPKLVDDRVSAFCDAVATEVDVAMGLETVHPEILPRLNKRMTLADFEAATRRLRAMGLQVRAFILLRAPFMSEAEGVEWACRSIDFAFSVGVECCSVIPTRAGNGALDALAAEGHFLPPTLDSLEIVAAYGVGLEQGRVFADLWDVERIATCDRCAAARVERLRKLNLTQTTPQRVPCDCRETRAV
- a CDS encoding FAD-dependent oxidoreductase — encoded protein: MTVARPVRCEVAVIGGGFGGTLVAMCLAAQGRDVIVLERDRHPRFAIGESSTPLANLVLEDISRRYSLDALIPLCRYGTWKRSYPEVRCGPKRGFSFFAHEPGRPFEWFTDHRTELLVTANPSEDVADTQWLRSDVDSLFAKTAKEHGVRVLEGVHVVGAERGKGWRLTLSQEDTAELSPETTGGSLSLRADFVIDASGGASPLPAAVGLTDASQSLATRSRALFSHFEGVAPWHTICSAAGGTLADHPFPADDAALHHVTPDGWFWMLRFDHGVTSVGAVVTDEGKSGSVSGEWQALLERYPSVAAQMSAAEPVRPLVRTGRLQRRLRPAAGPDWALLPGAAYFIDPFLSPGNAHTMHGVERLSRIFESWPDRGAMGVQLAEYDRRLQAEIDFLDALIHGCYLALASLPLLAAFTMYYFAGAIYSEERRRNGTAEDGDGFLHSHDVAFRGRMLGAYRDLVGMTGGSVHSDVVEAFASRVATDIEPWNTTGLCDPGRRNMYPYR
- a CDS encoding asparagine synthetase B family protein yields the protein MTTRLVPLNRVVDLTDHDKNAIFNMTVDEARELLRSGPAQAVETIDGSFALVSVDGSTVRLARSMDRPLRHFIAKLVDGPCLVVADRIDAIHAWLADNGMENQFHPYYTRMVPAHYVTQLRLVGCPDPTPTFERFFDPPCGTSTDDLETLGEAYVRAAYDEIEKWIDHRAPEGPLGVCFSGGIDSGAVFLLTLHALLERGDVPTRLKAFTLAVNGGGADVERARTFLKRLDLDLYHETIEVSSADLDWRATVRAVEDYKPLDIEAATMGLALVRGIRERYPEWKYLLDGDGGDENLKDYPIEDNPELTIHSVLNNSMLYQEGWGVHSIKHSLTYSGGLSRSYARTYAPAALNGFVGFSPFTRPGVIRVAESIPFIEWTDWDHAELYDLKGRLVSAGIRALTGQEMPVFEKCRFQRGAVESDVFSSAFPTDAMEYRQAFNAIYVS